A stretch of Carya illinoinensis cultivar Pawnee chromosome 14, C.illinoinensisPawnee_v1, whole genome shotgun sequence DNA encodes these proteins:
- the LOC122293593 gene encoding uncharacterized protein LOC122293593, translated as MAADPPPSPSSNAASPFFLHPSDNPGVVLVTQLLFGDNYHTWCRSMTMAISAKNKLGFVDGTITKPASTASLFSSWLHCNNMVISWLLNSISPEIAASVLYVTTAFEIWTDLKERFSQKNGPQIFQIQKSISSLSQGQLTVSAYFTRLKALWDDLLNYKPVPMCSCGAVTLLNSYVQQERILQFLMGLNESFASARAQILLMEPLPPLNKVFSLVLQEEPQREIFVPPPLTDAHAFVANSDSLRPVKTFPKKDRPICKHCGCTGDAGQDSDYPAG; from the coding sequence ATGGCGGCGGAtccccctccctctccctcttctaatGCTGCGAGTCCTTTCTTTCTTCACCCCAGCGATAACCCCGGGGTTGTTCTGGTCACGCAACTCCTCTTCGGCGACAACTATCACACTTGGTGTCGCTCAATGACCATGGCCATTTCTGCCAAAAATAAGCTAGGGTTCGTCGACGGTACGATTACTAAACCCGCATCTActgcttctcttttttcttcatggCTACACTGTAATAATATGGTGATTTCATGGTTGCTTAACTCGATTTCACCCGAAATCGCTGCTAGTGTTTTGTATGTTACTACTGCTTTCGAGATCTGGACCGATCTCAAGGAACGGTTCTCTCAAAAGAATGGACCTCAGATCTTTCAGATCCAAAAGTCTATTTCCTCGTTATCTCAAGGACAACTTACTGTTAGTGCTTATTTTACTCGGTTGAAGGCTCTTTGGGATGATTTGCTTAATTACAAGCCTGTTCCTATGTGCTCTTGTGGTGCTGTTACTCTGTTGAATTCCTATGTTCAACAGGAACGCATTTTGCAATTCCTTATGGGCCTGAATGAGTCTTTTGCTTCGGCTAGGGCTCAGATCCTGTTGATGGAGCCCTTACCACCTCTTAACAAAGTTTTTTCCCTTGTTCTTCAAGAGGAACCACAGCGAGAAATCTTTGTTCCCCCACCCCTTACTGATGCTCATGCTTTTGTTGCTAACTCTGATTCCTTGCGACCTGTTAAGACTTTTCCTAAAAAAGATCGGCCAATCTGCAAGCATTGTGGCTGCACTGGTGACGCCGGACAGGatagcgattatcctgcaggctag